From Micromonospora sp. NBC_01699, a single genomic window includes:
- a CDS encoding DUF2231 domain-containing protein, with protein MFLEIMGLPVHPLVVHAAVVFVPLLVLLSIGYGILPRFRARIGWAVAFLAVVAPASALFAKLSGEELLEALIAKGYPPPIVAQLTEHQGYGDLLFWFALGLGIVAGLLLYVTSARGANLPGWVTLVVTGLVIVLGVLSAVYVYLTGDSGAQVVWNGVL; from the coding sequence GTGTTCCTGGAAATCATGGGCCTTCCCGTACATCCGTTGGTCGTGCACGCGGCGGTGGTGTTCGTACCGCTGCTGGTGCTGCTGTCGATCGGGTACGGGATCCTGCCCCGGTTCCGCGCCAGGATCGGTTGGGCGGTGGCGTTCCTGGCCGTGGTCGCGCCGGCCTCGGCGCTGTTCGCGAAGCTCTCCGGCGAGGAACTGCTTGAGGCGCTGATCGCCAAGGGCTACCCGCCGCCGATCGTCGCCCAGCTCACCGAACACCAGGGGTACGGCGACCTGCTGTTCTGGTTCGCCCTCGGGCTGGGCATCGTCGCCGGCCTGCTGCTCTACGTCACCAGCGCCCGGGGCGCGAACCTGCCGGGCTGGGTGACGCTGGTGGTCACCGGTCTGGTGATCGTGCTGGGTGTGCTCAGCGCCGTCTACGTCTACCTGACCGGCGACTCGGGCGCCCAGGTGGTCTGGAACGGGGTGCTCTAG